From the genome of Methanobacterium formicicum:
ATCCTTATTTTCATATTTATTCTTTGTTCAGTCCGGAATTCTTTTTAATTTTAATTAATATCATTATTGGCATTGTTTAGAATTCGTTTTGTTCTTTATTTATAGATGAAATTATCATTTAACCGGGAGACTTATTATATAAGAATGGAGAATTAACATCTATAATTGGTAATATATTTTATGAATTATTCATTGAATATGATTTAACGGTGATACAATGCCTTATAAAGTAAAAAGTATGGATTTAGCCCCTCAGGGTAGAAAGAAGATTGAATGGGTCCAGAGACACATGCCAGTACTGGAAACCATTAAAAAACGTTTCGAAGAAGAAAAACCCTTTGAGGGAATCACCATAGGTTCTTGCCTGCACCTGGAACCCAAAACCATCAACCTGGGTTTAACACTCCAGGCCGGAGGGGCAGAAGTGGCAATGACCGGATGCAACCCGCTCTCAACCCAGGATGATGCCACGGCCGCTGGTGCCAGTCTGGGTCTTAACATGTATGGCTGGAGGGAACAGACCAATGAGGAGTACTACCAGACCATCAACATGGTACTGGATCATGAGCCCGACATCATCATTGATGACGGAGCAGACATGATATTCATGATCCACAAAAAAAGAAGGGATGTTCTGGACAAGATCAAGGGAGCCTGTGAAGAAACCACCACTGGAATTCACCGGTTAAAGTCCATGCACGCCGATGGTGCCCTGGAATTTCCGGTGATAGCAGTAAACGACGCCTACACCAAGTACCTCTTTGACAACCGCTACGGAACCGGACAATCAACCTTTGACTCCATAATGGGATCCACCAACATCCTCATAGCCGGAAAAAACGTGGTGGTATGTGGATACGGATGGTGCGGTCGAGGAATAGCCATGCGCGCCCAGGGACTGGGGGCCAATGTAATTGTAACTGAAGTTGATCCTATAAGGGCATTGGAAGCGCGAATGGACGGTTACCGGGTCATGACAGTACACGAAGCAGTTAAACACGCTGACATCCTGGTTACGGCCACAGGAAACGTGGATATTGTCTCTGGTGATGACTTTAAGGTAATGAAGAATGGCTGTATAATGGCCAACTCCGGCCACTTCAACGTGGAGATAAACCGTGAAGACCTGGACCAGATGGCAATAGCGCAGAAAAAGATGAAACCCGACATCGATGAATTTGTCATGGATGATGGTCGCAGATTATATCTCCTGGCCGATGGAAGGCTGGTTAACCTGGCTGGTGAAAGAGGACAGGGTCACCCTGCTGAGATCATGGACCTGAGCTTCGCCATGCAGGCCTTATCTGCTGAACAGCTGGTAAACACCCCTATGGAAATTGGAGTTCACAAAACTCCAGATGAAGCAGACATGAGGGTGGCCAGACTTAAATTAAAAGCAATGGGCATCGAAATCGATGATTTAACCGAAAAACAGGTTGAATATCTGGAAGGATGGGAACACGGAACCTAACCGGTTTTCACCTATTTTTTGTATAATTCTTTTTTTAAATAAATGACGAAATTGAATCACAACTTAAAAAAATAACCAGGGGCAAGGGAACGTAATGGAAACGACCTATTCGTGGGAAACTGGTGGTAAAGGCGGAACTTCCCGCCTGTTGGTGGGTGGAATACATGGCCAAGAGGGTTCGAGCACTATTAAAGTCATTGAGGTTGCTAAAGATATTAGTGTCCCGGAAGGACGCTGGGCACTCTACAATTTCCCTCCCAGTCCCTACCTGAGCACCCTGGATCCCCTTTATTATCTTTCTCTTGCAGGTAGCAAGCTGGTAAGCATCATTCAGGAGAATAAACCAGATATATTCCTAGAACTGCACTGTTACCATCCAGATAGTTATTTTAAACTCACCAAAGGAGACAGAAAGGATTTTTTCGGAGTTCCTGGCCTGGTGGAACTTGAAAATGGAGTGTTGATGGGTTCTGTTTCTCCCCTGATTCGTTCAGTATTTTTTGCTCTTAATGATTTCCCATTTGTCCTGGAAATCCCCTGCAACCCATCGAAAGAAGCATTAAAAAGCTGTCAGAGGATCATGGAGATAATTGCCAGCTCCAGCAACCGCAGAGAGATCCTGCAAAAACTGGGTCAAATTTACCCCAGGCAGGTCCAGCAACTGGATGATTATTTTAAAGAGTATACTGAGAATTTCCATCCCGCTTTCGTGGAAATTAAAAAGAGAGCCATGGAAACTGATTTAAAGAGTTATCAGGACCTGGATAAATTAATAACTGAAGTGGTAAAGCAGGAGGATTATGATTTAAATCTCCGACAGATAAAACAGTTGGAAGGTGCATTTCTGATTTTTAAGGAATATAGTTCATTCTGGTGTTGTAAAACAGCCCAAATTTAAATTAATCACCGTTATATAGGGGATTAACTCAATCGAGTGATGCTAAATGACCTATTTTAAAATCATCGACAAAGAGGAAGGAATCAACCGGCTTTTCATTGGAGGAGTGCACGGCAAGGAAGGTTTAAGTACCCTAAATGCCCTTCAAAAGATCCAGGACAGTGACGTGGATGAAGGTAAACTGGTGATCCACAACTGTGATACCAGTCCCTACCGGAGCACCCTCGATCCCCGGTACTATGAATCCAAGGTAGGTAAGGAAGTCCTGTACCTGATTAACCACTACAACCC
Proteins encoded in this window:
- the ahcY gene encoding adenosylhomocysteinase, translating into MPYKVKSMDLAPQGRKKIEWVQRHMPVLETIKKRFEEEKPFEGITIGSCLHLEPKTINLGLTLQAGGAEVAMTGCNPLSTQDDATAAGASLGLNMYGWREQTNEEYYQTINMVLDHEPDIIIDDGADMIFMIHKKRRDVLDKIKGACEETTTGIHRLKSMHADGALEFPVIAVNDAYTKYLFDNRYGTGQSTFDSIMGSTNILIAGKNVVVCGYGWCGRGIAMRAQGLGANVIVTEVDPIRALEARMDGYRVMTVHEAVKHADILVTATGNVDIVSGDDFKVMKNGCIMANSGHFNVEINREDLDQMAIAQKKMKPDIDEFVMDDGRRLYLLADGRLVNLAGERGQGHPAEIMDLSFAMQALSAEQLVNTPMEIGVHKTPDEADMRVARLKLKAMGIEIDDLTEKQVEYLEGWEHGT
- a CDS encoding DUF2119 domain-containing protein — translated: METTYSWETGGKGGTSRLLVGGIHGQEGSSTIKVIEVAKDISVPEGRWALYNFPPSPYLSTLDPLYYLSLAGSKLVSIIQENKPDIFLELHCYHPDSYFKLTKGDRKDFFGVPGLVELENGVLMGSVSPLIRSVFFALNDFPFVLEIPCNPSKEALKSCQRIMEIIASSSNRREILQKLGQIYPRQVQQLDDYFKEYTENFHPAFVEIKKRAMETDLKSYQDLDKLITEVVKQEDYDLNLRQIKQLEGAFLIFKEYSSFWCCKTAQI